CGCGCAATTGACTGAAAAGGCGATAAACTCCTTCTCCGACTCGCGCCGCAGCCAAGCCGCCGACTCGCTCGTCAGGCCCGACCAGGCTTTGGAATCGGCATTCTCAAACTTGACCAGGTGCGTGGAGCCCACCGCAAAATCGGTCAAGGTGCCCACTTTGCGCCAGGTTTGGGGGTCGGGTTCCAGTAGCGGGGCCAGCACGGCGCTTACTACGGGCACGCCGATGGCCAGCGCCGCCACGCCGCCCAGCCCAAAGGTGAGCTTGACCAGAAAATCGCGGCGCGGCTCGCCCTCGCGCTCGGCCCTGGCATCTGCGTCCACGTTAGGGTTGCCGGCCTGCTCCGTGAGCGAGGGAGAGGGGGTAGGGGTGGGGGGGGTAGGAAATTTTTCCTCACTCATGGCGCAACAGGTTAATCCAGCCCGCGAGGGCAATAATAAAGATGATGACGCCCGCCACCAGGATAATCCAGGTCGTGAGCAGGCCCCAGAACATGAACGTGAGCCCCAGCGCCAGCACGAACGGCCAGTAGGTGGGCGCGGGTAGCTTCTCGGGCTGCGCCTTGGCCCAGTCAAGGGGCTGCGGTTCGGCGCGGGGATTGGGGGTAGGCATGGGTTCTACTTATTGGTTACCAAGAATCGGTTGTCATTGCGAGCGTAGCGCGGCAATCGCACCAGAACGATTAACAAACGACCGGCGCGGGTATCGTTCCGGTGCGATTGCCGCGCTGCGCTCGCAATGACAACTGGTTTTACGTAATCATCAATGGCTCATTTGGGGTAATTCCGCCCGTTCAGCAATCGTTTCTCCAACCGACTCCGGCTCGCTGAAATACCGGGCTACTAATACCAGGCAGCCGGTGAGATAGATGAAGCAGCACGGCACCCACATGATGAGGCCGGCCGCTTGTTGGTCGTCGGCCAGGGTGAGGCCCAGGGGGTTGGCGGCGAAATCGGGAGCCAGACCAGGCGTGCCGCACCAGGCGGCGCGGGCGTAGTGCTGATAAGTATCGGCCGGGGCGAAGGTGATGAGCAATCCCAGCAGCGAGCAGCCCACGCAGGCCGAAAACAAGTACACTACCCCCGCCATTGGGTGCAACCGGTACGCCGGCACCGGCCCGAATATTGGCCAGCTGAAGAGCACGCCCGTCAGCAGCATCCCGCCCGCGTGCAGCAGCGGCCAGGGGCTGAATGCCTGGTGCATTCCGTCGAATGACGCATCAAATACGGCCGGCACGTGCAGCAGCCACATGATGCCTACCCCCGCCGCCCAGGCCAGCCCCACGTGCCCACCTAGCCAGCGCGAAAAAGCGCTCAGCCACCGGGCGGCCTTCGGCGCGGGCCGGGGGGGTAGGCCCAGCACCAGCAGCGGCCCGCTCAGCAGCAGCACCACGATGTGCACCACCATGTGGGCACTGAACAGCGCGTGCATCCCCAGATAGTGCAGCGGCGAGAGTTCGACCAGCAGAAACAGCGCTAGCCCGCCCGCGTAATAGCCCACCCGCGGCTGCCAGCGCCCGCCCGCCAGCCAATAATAGCCCGCCGCCAGCCCCGCCGCCAACAGCAGCGCCGCCGGGTTCAGGTCCCATTGCAGCCAGAGGGAAGAAGAATTCATAGTGGTAAGAATTTATAATTAGCGGCTAATCGTTCAATGATACCTCATCATCAAAACCTGCTAAAATGCGGCAGCACGTACACGACTGTGAACACTACCGCCCACACGATGTCCACGAAGTGCCAGTAAATGCCGATGGCTTGGAAAATGGACGAGCCCGGCCGGTCGTAGTCGCCCGCGAAGGCCAGGCCCGCGAGGATGCTCAGAATGATGAGCCCTATCAGCACGTGCAGACCGTGGAAGCCGGTGAGGGTGAAGAAGCTGGTACCGAAGGTGTTGCTGGCCAAATCGATGTGGCGGCCGAAGAGCCCGTGAAACTCCCAGGCCTGGCCCAGTAAAAACACCGTGCCCAGGGCGATGGTCGCCAGCAGCCAGAATTTGAGCGCGCCGGTAGCGCCGCGCCGGGCGCTGGCCTCCACCCGCCAATAGGTGAAGCTGCTGCTGAACAGCACGAGCGTGAACGCGCCGGTACGGCCCAAGTCCAGCGCGGCCAGCTGCTGCTGCCGGAAGCCCGGCGCAAGCGAGAAGAACACGAAGGCCACAAGCAGGGCCATAAAAAACAGCGATTCGGTGAAGACGACCAGCCGCATCAGCAGCCGGGTGTCGAGGGCACTATTTGCCATATATTCCTTTCCTTTTACCAACCTCCTTGTGGTCGGCATCGTGGGGCATTTTGAAGTCGCGGAACGGCCGGACGCTGGCCACCGGAATCACGCGGTCGAAATTTTGCAGCGGCGGCGGCGAGGTCGTGGTCCACTCCAGGGTGTAGGCATCCCAGGGGTCGGCCCCGGCGCGGGGGCCGCTGCGCAGCGCCTGCACGATGATATAAACCAGCAACAGCATAGCCGCGCCCATCAGAAAACCACCGATGCTGGACAGCAGATTGAGCGTGCCCCAGCCCGGCAGGTCGGGGTAGGTATACACGCGGCGCGGCATTCCGAGGGTGCCCAGCACGTGCTGAATCATAAAAGTGACGTTGAAGCCGACGACGAACAGCCAGAAAAACCAGTTGCTCAGCCGCTCGTTCAGCATCCGGCCGCTCATCTTCGGAAACCAGTAGAACAAGCCCGCTAGCAGCCCGAACAGCGTGCCGCCGATGAGCACGTAGTGCAGGTGCGCCACCACGAAGTAGGTATCGGTCAGCTGCAAGTCAATGGGCACGATGGCAAAGGCAATACCGCTGAGCCCCCCAATGGTAAACTCCACCAAAAAGGAAGTCGCAAACATCATGGAAGTCGTGAAGCGGATGGAGCCGCCGCGCATCGTGGCCAGCCAGTTGAAGACCTTCACGCCCGTCGGCACGCCAATCAGCATACTGCTGGCCGCAAAGAAGTTATTGGCCGTGTTGCCCAGCCCCACCGCAAACATGTGGTGCACCCACACCCCAAAAGCCAGCAGCCCAATGGCAATGCCCGAGCCCACGATGAAGACGTAGCCAAACACCGGCTTGCGCGAATACACCGAAAAAACCTCCGACAGAATGCCAAACGAAGGCAGAATTACGATGTAAACCTCCGGGTGCCCAAACAGCCAGAACAAATGCTGCCAGAGCAGCGCCGAGCCACCGTCGTGCACCTCAAAAAAGTGGGCGTGCAGCCGGCGGTCGAGCAGCAGCATGGCCAGCGCCGCGTTCAGGGACGGGAAGGCGGCTATCACTAGGCAGGCCGTCACGAGCATCATCCACACGAACACCGGCATATTGTGCAGGGCCATGCCCGCCGTGCGGTACCGTAAGATGGTTACTATCAAATTAATAGAAGCCGAAACCGTGCCGATGCCGCCCAGCAGCAGCCCCGCGCAATAGTAGTCGATGCCCGGCTGCGAGGAGTAGTTATAGCCGTTGAGCGGCGCGTAGTTGAACCAGCCCGCGTTGGGCGCGCCGCCCGCCAGGAAGCTGAAATACATCAGCAGGCCGCCAAAGATGGTGAGCCACAAGCTCAGCGCATTCAGGCGCGGAAAGGCCATATCATTGGCCCCAATCATCAGGGGCACGAGGTAGGTCGCGAAGCCGAAAATGGCCGGCATGGCCACGAAGAATATCATCGTGGTGCCGTGCATCGTGAACAGCTCGTTGTACATCTCCGGCCCCAGAAACGTGTTGCGCGGCACCGCCAGCTGAATGCGGATGAGCAGAATCTCGGCCCCGCCCACCAGCATAAACGCCAGCGCGGTCCACAAGTACATAATACCCAGCTGCTTGTGGTCCACGGACGAAATCCACTGGAGTAGCCCCTGGTCAGTATCCAGGCTGAGGCCGGGTAGGGCCTCAACGGGTTCGGGCACGAGAACGGGAGGCGGAGACATTTTTATAATATGCTGATGTGCGGATTGGTTGATACGCTTTTCAACGTCTGTCCTTGCGAGCGCAGCGCGGCAATCGCACCGGAACGATGGACGAACGAGCGGCGTGGGCGTCGTGCCAGTGCGATTGCCGCGCTTTGCTCGCAAGGACAACTGCCAAGCAACTTTCTGCTAATCATTTAAGCCCTGCTAAATAAGCCGTTAAAGCCCTAATCGTATCCGGCGCGAATATGAACCGCGGCATGTGCGCTCCCGGTTTCAGTGCCTGCGGGTTGCGGAGCCAGTTGGCCAGGTTGGATTCGTTGTTAGGGAGCAGGCCAGCCAGCATGGTTTCGCGGCTGCCGAAGTGCGTGAGGTCGGGCCCCTGCTGGCCGTGGGCGGCGGTACCCCGAATCTGATGGCAGCTGCTGCACGCGGCCCGCGCGAAGACTTGCGCGCCGGCCTGCGCCAGCCGGTCAGTGGGCTCGGCGGCGGGCTGGGCAGCGGCGGCCAGCCAGCGCTCATAGTCGGCCGGAGTATGGGCAACTACCCGGATGCGCATCCAAGCGTGCTGCTGCCCACAGAATTCGTTGCAGGCCCCTTCGTACACGCCGGGCTCCTTGATGGTGGCCCACACGTGGTTGTGCAGGCCGGGAATAACGTCCATCTTGTCACCAAACGAGGGTACCCACCAGTCGTGAATCACGTCGGCCGAAGTGCCCTCGATGAGCAGGTGCCGGCCGATGGGCAGGTGAATCTCATTGGCAGTTTGTACATCGGTGCCGGGGTAGCTGGCCTGCCACCACCACTGGTGCCCGGTGATGCGCACGGCCGGCACGCTATCGCCGGCCGGTGGCAGCACGGCCTTGGTCGTGTTGAAGCTGAGAAAGAAAAAAGCCAGGACCATGAGCGCCGGAATGCCCACTAGCACCGATTCGAGCTTGAGGTTGCTGGAGGTTTGCAGCGGCTCGGCATGGTCGTCGTGGTCGCGGTGACGGTACTTCAACGAGAAATATGTGGTAGCACCTATCACCGTCAACAGCACCACCGACGCGGCGATAATGAAATATAAGTCGAGCGTGTGGAGCCGTTCGGCTTCGACCGTGGCAGTGGAAAAGATGGAACCCATAGCGTGAGAAGAGCGCGAAAACTAGGAGCCAGCAACCTGGCGGGTTGCTAGCTACCTACCAAGTTAAAGCAGCCAAACCGAAAAGTGTTAGATGAAGCCCTTGTGAATTAGGCTTTTAGACCGAAAGAAAAGCAACCCGCCACCGAATTTCCGGGTATGAAACCAGGTAGACCAGTTGGCCGACCATTTTTTACTACTTGCTCCTACTTCTTTCCCGCCATGTTCAACGCCGTTGATTATCCCGACCAAAATTTAGTAAGCTTTACCATTGCCGGCAAGCTCACCAAAGCAGACTACGCCAGCGTGGTACCCATTCTGAACGCGAAAGTGCAGCGCTTCGGAAAAGTTAATGTGTACTTGGAAGTCGCTAGCCTCGACGCGGTAACGCTACCCGCGCTTTGGGAGGAAGTTAAGCTGGATGCGCAGCACTTCAACGACTTCAACCGCGCCGCCGTGGTTAGCGACGATAGTACCTTGCTCAAAGCTGCCGCCTCCGTTATGAATACCATCACCCCAGCCGAGGTCAAGCACTTCACTACCGACCAGAAAGCCGAAGCCCTGCGCTGGGCCCTGGGAGCCGACCCAACTAAGCTGACAACCAAGCAGGTGTACCAATCAGCTTAATGCAGCTGCCGCAGGGTGCGGGGTTTGCGTCCGCCCGGCATTAAACGGACCCGTTACGAGTCGTTTAGCGCCGGGCGGACGCAAACCCCGCATCTTATTTGCAGCCTACAAGTGGTCGAGCCGGCCGCCGTCTACCCGCACCATCGTGCCCTGCACAAACTCCGACTCGTCAGAAGCCAGGTAAGCGATGAGAGCGGCCACATTTTCGGGCTTACCCACATCGCTGGGGTTAATTTTTTCTACCCCCGACTTCACGTTGGGGTTATTCCAGAGCATGGGCGTATCAATTGCGCCCGGAAGTACTGCGTTGATGCGCAGGCCTTTAGGCTTGCCTTCAATAGCAGCCGAGCGCGTCAGCGATACCACGGCGGCCTTGGCAGCGGCGTAGGGCGTCACGAGGGCTTCGGTTTCGATGGCGTGAATGCTGGCTACGTTCACAACCGTGCCACCAGGCTTCATATTCAGGAAAGCCTGCTTGATGAAGTAGAACGCGCCCAGTAAATCCACATTTAGCGTGGCCATCCAGTCATCAGCAGTCAACTCTTCTAGGGCCTTGAAGCGCATTAGCCCTGCGTTATTGACGATGGAGTCGAGCCGCCCGAACTTGTCGAGCGTGGCCTTTACGGTGGCAATTACCTGGTCTTCCTTAGCCACGTTGCAGATGCTGAGCAGCACTTCGGGCGCGCCGGCTTTCTGCACTTCGGGCAGGGCCTGGTCGAGGTTATCCTGGCTGATATCGGCCAGCACGATGCGCGCGCCCTCCGAAGCCAGGCGCTGGGCCGTAGCCAACCCGATACCGCCGGCCCCGCCGGTGATGATAACAACTTTATCCTTGAATCTCATGGTGATAAGCGAAAAGTAGGGTTTAGGTAGTTTGGTGGGATAGGGGTTGAGCTTTCAGAATCCGGCTTCCAGCCGTGGTCGATGCTAACTGATTCTTAACAAACTACCTACCTGCCCACTTACCCATTTGAAAAAATTAGTGGGAGTCTTGTTGGCCGGCATTAGTGGTCGTCATGTCGGCCTGCGCGGCTTTGGCGGTAGCTTGTTGCTGCTTGCTCCAGTCGTCGCCGCTATCCTGGGGCATCACGAGCGGCATTTGCAGGCACGCGGTTTGGGTCGGCAGCACCTGCTTCCACTGGCTGATGAGCTTCTTGTACGCCTCGCCCACGGGCCGGATGTTGCGATTTAAGTCGTAGAGACCCAGCGGGTTCAGGTTGCCGTTGCTTTCGCGCAGGGCGGTATCCCAGTCCACCTGGTCGGTGAGTGAGTACCAAGTAAAGCCTACGATGGGCACCCCATCGTTGCGCACGCGCAACACGTTGGCCCACTCTTTCCAAAGCCAATTCACGGCCTCGTCGCCGTTGGGACCCTGCCAGAGGTTGGTTTCGGTGTGCATCACGGGCAGCTGGTAGCGGTTGTGATACTGCGTAGTAATGACGTGGTAGCCAAATATTTCGCCCGAAGCCGTGGTGCTGCCATCGTCGCGCACGCGGTGCTCGTTGGTGCGGTAGTAGTCGTTGCCCATGATGCACTGGTGCCGCAGGTCATTTTTCAGAAAAAAATGATACTCGTCGCGGGTCATCCCGTTGTCCATCAGGTACTCATACATGTCGGAGTCTACGCGCTGGCCATAGTTCAGGTCCAATGACAGGAAGCGCTTGGCGTTCAGCAGTTCGGCGGGCTTGATGGCGGCTGGGTTTTCGGCGTGGAAGTACTCGCTCGACTCGCTCTGGATAAATAGCGCATCGGGCCGCACCGCCAGGATGGCGTACATGGCCAGCACGTTGGCCTTTACAATGTACTTGAGGGCCGTGATGAAGGCTTTGTCGCTGGCCAGCTGCTCGTTCCACCAGCCGTACAGGGCCGAAAACTCGGCGCAGATGTACATCTCGTTCACCGGCGTGTAGAGCTGCACCCACGGAAAGCGCTTGGCAAAATCGCCGGCGTACTGCGCAAAAAGCACCGGGAAATCGGGGTTCTGAAAATTCCCCATCCAGTCGGGCACCCCGAAGTGGCACAAGTCCACAATGGGCATGATATTACGCCGCCGCAGGTCGTTGAACGTCTCATCCGCAAACGACCAGTCGTACTTCCCTACCCCCAGCCAAGTGGTATGAATGGGCGGGCCGTAGCGCAGATACTCAATGCCTAGCTCCTGCACCAAGTCAAAATCCTTCTTCCAAAACTTGTAGTGGCCGCATTTTTCCATCTCGTCCTGGCGCACCTTGCCGTTTTGGATGGTAGGATAGCTGTTTTCGATGCCGGTAGCGAACAGAAATTGAGAAGCCATAAAGAGCAAAAAAGTGGAAAAGGAAAGTAGTTTCCCGGCAGAAGCAGGGCGCGGTTACTGTCGGGGGTTTACTGGCAATTCGCGCAAAAGTTGTCCGCTTACCACTGAAATAAAAAGCTTCTTATTTGTTTGTGAAGCCTTTATGAATGCAGTGGCGCGGCTCGGTGGCCTAGCGTCACCCGACCGTTCCGAGGCTAAAGGGGGGTAGGGGCTGGCCCGGCTGGCTAGTGGCTGAAAAATATTTTCCCCGGGAGCTCTTCAACTGACAAGCGATAGTCTACATTTGCAGTGTACTAGAAAACTAATACACCAAATTGTTTCCCTATGGTCCGCATTCGTAACCTGCACTTCGGGTACTCGCGCCGGGTACTGCAACTCGAAAACCTCAGTCTGGATTTAGAAAAAGGCCACATCTACGGCCTGCTGGGGAAGAATGGCGCGGGCAAGTCCACGCTGCTCAAGAACATAGCAGGGCTGGCCTTTCCGCTCAGCGGCACGTGCGAGGTGGCGGGCTACGCCGCCGCCCGCCGCCGGCCCGCTACGTTACAGGAGCTGTTTTTTCTGCCCGAAGACGTGCAGGCCCCGCCCGTGTCGGCCACGCAGTTGGCGGCGAGCACGGGGGTTTTCTACCCCCACTTCGACGCGGCGGCCTTCCAGAACTACCTGCGCGAGCTGGACGTGCCGGCCCACGCCCATCTCCCAGCGCTCTCCTACGGCCAGCAGAAAAAGGCGCTCATCGCCTTCGCCCTGGCCACTAATACCGGCCTGCTGGTACTCGACGAGCCCACCAACGGCCTCGACATTCCCAGCAAGGCACAGTTTCGCAAGCTGGTGGCCGGCGCGCTGGGCGAGGAGCGGTGCGTCATCATCTCGACCCACCAGGTGCGCGACCTCGACAGCCTGATTGATACCGTGCTGGTGCTGCACCAGCGCCACCTGCTGCTCAACGAAACCATTGATAACCTGGCCGATAAGCTCAGCTTCGGCAGCGCGCCCGCCGGCGCAGCCGGCGCGGACGTGCTCTATAGTGAGCCCTCGGTGCGCGGCCAGCAGGTCATCCGGCCCAATCTTACTGCTGGCGAGCACTACACCAAAGTTGATTTAGAACTGCTCTTTAATGCCCTCACCGGCCCGAGTACGGCCGTGGCTTCCTACCTCACCAACCCGCACCATGAGCCAGCTCTTTAACCCGACCCGCTTTGGGCGCTTAGTGCGCAAGCACGCCAGCGAACACGCCCGAACCTATCTGATGAGTGCCGCCGTGCTGCTGGGCGGGGTAGTGGTGGTGCTGGGCGGCCTGACTTACGCCACGCGCCGGCCATTGGAAAATGAGCTGCAAACGCTGCTCTTTATGGTTGGCCTATGGACAGCTGGGCTGGCGTTTACGGCTACGGTTTTTGCGGAGATGGGTAACGTGCGGCGGGCCGCTTCGGCCCTGTTGCTGCCGGCGTCGCACCTCGAAAAATACCTGGTGGTTTGGCTATGCTCGCTGCCCGTGTTTTTGGTAGTTTACCTGGCCGTATTTCTGGCCGTTGATGCGCTGGTGCTTCAATGGGCCGGCCAGAGCTACCCGCAGTTACCCCATCATTTACCCCGACTACTGGACCTGACCAGCAGCCGGCGGCCGCTGCTGACGGTGGTTGCCAGCTACTCGCTGGTACACGCTCTGGCTTTATGCGGGGCCATTTATTTCCGAAGTCTGCACATCGTCAAAACCAGCTTTGCCGTGCTGGGTGGGGTAGTGCTGGTGCTGGTGCTGAACTTCTGGATGTGGAAGCTACTGGCTACGGAGGTGCATACCGCTGTGCCGTTTGGCGATGGTTTTGTGAGTGGCAAAGATAATCTCTTGATAGTTGACCTGCCGCACCAGCTCCAGCTCCTGGCGACACTGCCGCTCGTGCTGGCGGCGCTGCTGTGGGCGGCAGCCTACGCCCGGCTCACCGAAAAACAACTGTAAGCGCATGGAATTCAACGAAAACGAAGCCATCTACCTGCAAATAGCCGGGTACGTGGGTGAGCATATTTTGCGCCAGCAGTGGCTACCCGACCAGAAAATCCCGTCGGTGCGCGACCTTGCCGCCACGCTGCAAGTCAACCCCAATACCGTGATGCGTACCTACGAATTGCTGCAAAGCCAGGAAACCATCTACAACAAGCGCGGCCTGGGCTTTTTCGTGGCCCCCGAGGCCGCGGCGCGGGTGCGCGCCTACCGGCGCGAGCGGTTTTTGCAGCAGGAGCTACCCGCTTTTTTCGCCACCATCTCGCTGCTGGGCATCGACTTAGCCGAAATCAAGCAGCGCTACGACCAGTTTCAGGCCCCTACCCCCTCCCTTGCTGCGCATGAAAACTAGCGTCAAATTCTTGCTGGCCGCCGCCCTGGTGCTGCTGGCTTCCCTCACGGCCTACAACATGGCCCTGCGCGCCGAGTACCTCTCGGGCGCGTACCTAGACCCGCTGCGCGGCTACGCGAAACTTGATTTTAAGAACTTTGAGGAGGTAGCTATTCCGGCTGCCAGCGTGCTGAACGTTAAAGTGATGGCCGGGCCGTTTGGGGTGCGCGTGAACCCTGATGCCCGCGAGTTTGTGCGGGTGCGCCAGCAGGGCGGACGACTAATAGTCGAGGCCGCCCTGCCCACCGAGAATCAAGGCCTGGGCGGGGGCGAT
The genomic region above belongs to Hymenobacter psoromatis and contains:
- a CDS encoding ubiquinol-cytochrome c reductase iron-sulfur subunit; protein product: MSEEKFPTPPTPTPSPSLTEQAGNPNVDADARAEREGEPRRDFLVKLTFGLGGVAALAIGVPVVSAVLAPLLEPDPQTWRKVGTLTDFAVGSTHLVKFENADSKAWSGLTSESAAWLRRESEKEFIAFSVNCAHLGCPVRWEQGAGLFMCPCHGGIYYKDGTVAAGPPPQGLTQYHIRVAGNNDVELLTAPIPITNMTS
- a CDS encoding cytochrome c oxidase subunit 4; amino-acid sequence: MPTPNPRAEPQPLDWAKAQPEKLPAPTYWPFVLALGLTFMFWGLLTTWIILVAGVIIFIIALAGWINLLRHE
- a CDS encoding cytochrome c oxidase assembly protein; this translates as MNSSSLWLQWDLNPAALLLAAGLAAGYYWLAGGRWQPRVGYYAGGLALFLLVELSPLHYLGMHALFSAHMVVHIVVLLLSGPLLVLGLPPRPAPKAARWLSAFSRWLGGHVGLAWAAGVGIMWLLHVPAVFDASFDGMHQAFSPWPLLHAGGMLLTGVLFSWPIFGPVPAYRLHPMAGVVYLFSACVGCSLLGLLITFAPADTYQHYARAAWCGTPGLAPDFAANPLGLTLADDQQAAGLIMWVPCCFIYLTGCLVLVARYFSEPESVGETIAERAELPQMSH
- a CDS encoding cytochrome c oxidase subunit 3, translating into MANSALDTRLLMRLVVFTESLFFMALLVAFVFFSLAPGFRQQQLAALDLGRTGAFTLVLFSSSFTYWRVEASARRGATGALKFWLLATIALGTVFLLGQAWEFHGLFGRHIDLASNTFGTSFFTLTGFHGLHVLIGLIILSILAGLAFAGDYDRPGSSIFQAIGIYWHFVDIVWAVVFTVVYVLPHFSRF
- the ctaD gene encoding cytochrome c oxidase subunit I; this encodes MPEPVEALPGLSLDTDQGLLQWISSVDHKQLGIMYLWTALAFMLVGGAEILLIRIQLAVPRNTFLGPEMYNELFTMHGTTMIFFVAMPAIFGFATYLVPLMIGANDMAFPRLNALSLWLTIFGGLLMYFSFLAGGAPNAGWFNYAPLNGYNYSSQPGIDYYCAGLLLGGIGTVSASINLIVTILRYRTAGMALHNMPVFVWMMLVTACLVIAAFPSLNAALAMLLLDRRLHAHFFEVHDGGSALLWQHLFWLFGHPEVYIVILPSFGILSEVFSVYSRKPVFGYVFIVGSGIAIGLLAFGVWVHHMFAVGLGNTANNFFAASSMLIGVPTGVKVFNWLATMRGGSIRFTTSMMFATSFLVEFTIGGLSGIAFAIVPIDLQLTDTYFVVAHLHYVLIGGTLFGLLAGLFYWFPKMSGRMLNERLSNWFFWLFVVGFNVTFMIQHVLGTLGMPRRVYTYPDLPGWGTLNLLSSIGGFLMGAAMLLLVYIIVQALRSGPRAGADPWDAYTLEWTTTSPPPLQNFDRVIPVASVRPFRDFKMPHDADHKEVGKRKGIYGK
- the coxB gene encoding cytochrome c oxidase subunit II: MGSIFSTATVEAERLHTLDLYFIIAASVVLLTVIGATTYFSLKYRHRDHDDHAEPLQTSSNLKLESVLVGIPALMVLAFFFLSFNTTKAVLPPAGDSVPAVRITGHQWWWQASYPGTDVQTANEIHLPIGRHLLIEGTSADVIHDWWVPSFGDKMDVIPGLHNHVWATIKEPGVYEGACNEFCGQQHAWMRIRVVAHTPADYERWLAAAAQPAAEPTDRLAQAGAQVFARAACSSCHQIRGTAAHGQQGPDLTHFGSRETMLAGLLPNNESNLANWLRNPQALKPGAHMPRFIFAPDTIRALTAYLAGLK
- a CDS encoding STAS/SEC14 domain-containing protein, which gives rise to MFNAVDYPDQNLVSFTIAGKLTKADYASVVPILNAKVQRFGKVNVYLEVASLDAVTLPALWEEVKLDAQHFNDFNRAAVVSDDSTLLKAAASVMNTITPAEVKHFTTDQKAEALRWALGADPTKLTTKQVYQSA
- a CDS encoding SDR family NAD(P)-dependent oxidoreductase, yielding MRFKDKVVIITGGAGGIGLATAQRLASEGARIVLADISQDNLDQALPEVQKAGAPEVLLSICNVAKEDQVIATVKATLDKFGRLDSIVNNAGLMRFKALEELTADDWMATLNVDLLGAFYFIKQAFLNMKPGGTVVNVASIHAIETEALVTPYAAAKAAVVSLTRSAAIEGKPKGLRINAVLPGAIDTPMLWNNPNVKSGVEKINPSDVGKPENVAALIAYLASDESEFVQGTMVRVDGGRLDHL
- a CDS encoding family 1 glycosylhydrolase translates to MASQFLFATGIENSYPTIQNGKVRQDEMEKCGHYKFWKKDFDLVQELGIEYLRYGPPIHTTWLGVGKYDWSFADETFNDLRRRNIMPIVDLCHFGVPDWMGNFQNPDFPVLFAQYAGDFAKRFPWVQLYTPVNEMYICAEFSALYGWWNEQLASDKAFITALKYIVKANVLAMYAILAVRPDALFIQSESSEYFHAENPAAIKPAELLNAKRFLSLDLNYGQRVDSDMYEYLMDNGMTRDEYHFFLKNDLRHQCIMGNDYYRTNEHRVRDDGSTTASGEIFGYHVITTQYHNRYQLPVMHTETNLWQGPNGDEAVNWLWKEWANVLRVRNDGVPIVGFTWYSLTDQVDWDTALRESNGNLNPLGLYDLNRNIRPVGEAYKKLISQWKQVLPTQTACLQMPLVMPQDSGDDWSKQQQATAKAAQADMTTTNAGQQDSH
- a CDS encoding ATP-binding cassette domain-containing protein, which translates into the protein MVRIRNLHFGYSRRVLQLENLSLDLEKGHIYGLLGKNGAGKSTLLKNIAGLAFPLSGTCEVAGYAAARRRPATLQELFFLPEDVQAPPVSATQLAASTGVFYPHFDAAAFQNYLRELDVPAHAHLPALSYGQQKKALIAFALATNTGLLVLDEPTNGLDIPSKAQFRKLVAGALGEERCVIISTHQVRDLDSLIDTVLVLHQRHLLLNETIDNLADKLSFGSAPAGAAGADVLYSEPSVRGQQVIRPNLTAGEHYTKVDLELLFNALTGPSTAVASYLTNPHHEPAL
- a CDS encoding GntR family transcriptional regulator produces the protein MEFNENEAIYLQIAGYVGEHILRQQWLPDQKIPSVRDLAATLQVNPNTVMRTYELLQSQETIYNKRGLGFFVAPEAAARVRAYRRERFLQQELPAFFATISLLGIDLAEIKQRYDQFQAPTPSLAAHEN